From Butyricimonas paravirosa, one genomic window encodes:
- the rpiB gene encoding ribose 5-phosphate isomerase B: MKIAIACDHAGYEYKERLVKYLREKGHEVKDFGAYSAESMDYPDTAHPMAAAVEAGEYERGIAICGSGNGISMTANKHQGIRCALCWNMELAALARQHNNANVVGLPARFIAYEEAQNVVDVFLSTDFEGGRHQRRVEKIPVK; the protein is encoded by the coding sequence ATGAAAATAGCGATAGCATGTGACCATGCCGGTTACGAGTACAAGGAACGGTTGGTAAAATACCTTCGGGAAAAAGGTCATGAAGTAAAGGATTTCGGTGCTTATTCTGCCGAGAGTATGGACTATCCGGATACAGCTCATCCGATGGCTGCGGCCGTGGAGGCTGGTGAATATGAAAGAGGAATTGCCATTTGCGGAAGTGGTAACGGCATTTCCATGACCGCCAATAAGCATCAGGGTATTCGTTGTGCTTTGTGCTGGAACATGGAACTTGCAGCTTTGGCTCGTCAGCATAATAATGCGAACGTGGTTGGATTGCCTGCTCGTTTTATTGCTTACGAGGAAGCTCAAAATGTGGTAGACGTTTTTTTGTCAACAGATTTTGAAGGTGGTCGCCACCAAAGAAGGGTGGAGAAGATTCCGGTAAAATAA
- a CDS encoding NADP-dependent malic enzyme, whose translation MNNMDKKQALHYHAMGRPGKIEVVPTKPHSTQYDLSLAYSPGVAEPCLEIQKNQIDAYKYTAKSNLVAVISNGTAVLGLGDIGALSGKPVMEGKGLLFKIFADIDVFDIELDTKDVDKFIETVKMISPTFGGINLEDIKAPECFEIERRLKEELDIPVMHDDQHGTAIISAAGLLNALELNGKKIDTIRVVVNGAGAAAISCARLYKALGVKKENMIMCDSKGVIYTGRAGLNTEKEEFAVETSARTLTEALVGADMFLGLSVADILSEEMIQSMAKDPIVFALANPNPEIGYEKAIHSRPDIIFATGRSDYPNQINNVLGFPYIFRGALDVQARSINEEMKLAATYALAELTKEPVPENVKMAYNDPSIAFGRNYIIPKPLDTRLISRIAPAVAKAAIESGVARTEIEDWDTYRDQLEKRMGQDERLMRRMTRKAKTNPKRIVFAEGADIKTLMAVQEILSEKIAYPVLIGNKSEIETLQKQYKLELPELTIFDPAKEINKIDQYTQAYYEKRQRKGVILEQAKELMKNPNFIGLMMVESGEADGFISGIHSNYHDVLRAAKDIIGLRACCKYAVGMHIVTNKKGTYFLADTTVNSHPSADTLECVTVLTYEAVKQFNVEPIVALTSYSNFGEYRLGSPAQIQEAVDTLHRKYPEILVDGEMSASIAFNTELRQARFPFSPLADKDVNTIIFPNLSSGSIALGVLQELGNNEIIGPVLLGLNKPVHILQMGCSVRDIVYMTTLAVTDAQKEMPVDMCRI comes from the coding sequence ATGAACAACATGGATAAAAAACAGGCCCTGCATTACCACGCAATGGGACGTCCCGGAAAGATTGAAGTCGTTCCGACAAAACCACATAGTACACAATATGATCTTTCACTGGCCTATTCTCCAGGGGTAGCGGAACCCTGCCTGGAAATCCAGAAAAATCAAATTGATGCCTACAAATATACAGCCAAGAGCAACCTGGTAGCCGTGATTTCAAACGGGACAGCCGTACTCGGACTAGGAGATATTGGTGCCTTGTCCGGCAAACCCGTCATGGAAGGGAAAGGATTATTGTTTAAAATATTCGCGGACATCGACGTGTTTGACATCGAACTCGACACGAAAGACGTGGATAAATTCATCGAAACGGTTAAAATGATCTCCCCGACTTTCGGGGGAATAAACCTGGAAGATATTAAAGCACCCGAATGTTTCGAAATCGAACGCCGGCTCAAAGAAGAACTGGATATTCCCGTGATGCACGATGACCAACACGGGACAGCCATTATTTCAGCTGCCGGGTTATTAAATGCCCTCGAACTCAACGGGAAAAAAATTGATACCATTCGTGTCGTGGTCAACGGGGCCGGAGCCGCGGCCATTTCCTGCGCCCGCCTTTATAAAGCATTGGGTGTGAAGAAAGAAAACATGATCATGTGCGACAGCAAAGGAGTTATCTACACGGGAAGAGCCGGCCTCAACACAGAGAAAGAAGAATTTGCCGTTGAGACCTCTGCCCGTACACTAACCGAAGCTCTCGTTGGAGCTGATATGTTTTTAGGTCTTTCTGTCGCTGATATATTGAGCGAAGAAATGATTCAAAGCATGGCCAAAGACCCGATCGTATTCGCCCTTGCTAACCCGAATCCGGAAATCGGCTATGAAAAAGCCATTCACAGCCGCCCGGACATCATTTTCGCCACGGGACGTTCGGACTACCCGAACCAGATCAACAATGTACTCGGATTCCCGTATATCTTCCGGGGAGCATTGGATGTGCAAGCCCGGAGCATAAACGAGGAGATGAAACTTGCCGCCACTTACGCGCTGGCTGAATTGACGAAAGAACCCGTTCCCGAAAACGTGAAAATGGCATACAATGACCCGTCCATCGCTTTCGGCAGGAATTATATCATTCCCAAACCTCTGGACACCCGTCTGATCAGTCGCATCGCCCCTGCCGTGGCCAAAGCCGCCATCGAATCGGGAGTTGCTCGCACGGAGATCGAAGACTGGGATACCTACCGGGATCAACTGGAAAAACGTATGGGCCAAGACGAAAGACTCATGCGCCGAATGACCCGTAAAGCCAAAACTAACCCCAAACGGATCGTGTTCGCAGAAGGAGCCGATATAAAAACCCTGATGGCCGTACAGGAAATACTTTCCGAAAAGATCGCTTATCCCGTACTCATCGGCAACAAAAGCGAAATCGAAACTCTCCAAAAACAATATAAATTAGAGTTACCCGAACTAACCATTTTCGACCCGGCAAAAGAGATCAATAAAATAGATCAATACACCCAAGCTTATTACGAAAAAAGACAAAGAAAAGGGGTTATTCTGGAACAAGCCAAAGAATTAATGAAAAACCCGAATTTCATCGGTTTAATGATGGTTGAATCAGGAGAGGCAGACGGTTTTATTTCCGGGATTCACTCTAATTACCACGATGTACTCCGGGCTGCCAAAGACATCATCGGCCTAAGAGCTTGTTGCAAATATGCCGTAGGTATGCACATCGTGACCAATAAAAAAGGTACTTATTTCCTAGCCGACACGACAGTCAACAGTCATCCGTCAGCCGACACACTGGAATGCGTGACCGTCCTGACCTACGAGGCTGTAAAACAATTCAACGTGGAACCGATTGTCGCCCTCACCTCATACTCCAATTTCGGGGAATACCGCTTGGGTAGCCCGGCACAGATACAAGAGGCTGTTGACACGCTTCATCGTAAATACCCCGAAATCCTGGTTGACGGCGAAATGTCTGCATCCATCGCATTCAATACCGAATTGCGACAAGCACGTTTCCCGTTCTCCCCACTGGCAGACAAGGACGTGAACACGATTATCTTCCCAAACCTTAGTTCCGGAAGTATAGCCTTGGGTGTGTTGCAAGAACTAGGAAACAACGAAATCATCGGACCCGTTTTACTTGGTTTGAATAAACCCGTACATATTTTACAAATGGGATGTAGCGTGAGAGACATTGTTTACATGACCACCTTGGCCGTGACGGACGCACAGAAAGAAATGCCGGTGGATATGTGCCGAATCTGA
- a CDS encoding TlpA family protein disulfide reductase — MGKFGGIILILILLMWCCNTRKTVVEFNLIGSSGIQPELMVNGEEREIEVDDSGYAKLMLTGGERGYATLKYGKDRLPLFIEDGTTLQIYIYGDHAKGNIRFEGDGSPKNNYLNSQVMKNLSVDYELNAPEFLGQLKDLIQEQFHYLDTMGFDAAFTEMERNRIKFSTYKALENYPLYHAWSTGNTDYQPDTAYLSCIKKLIKEDEKLLVLKEYQEGMASLVSLISTYHMKELDAYKQVMAQFDYVIHHLTNETLVEFLIDHYAYAYLLGVGIDEHIDDVLRVYDFYVKDPALRKRFQEIYDRCAKIVPSSPAFDFMFTDIAGQAVELEDFRGKYLFINVWTTWGVPCRYENLAWEKLEKEFEDENIVFVAVSCDNDRAVWEKRVRENPKGEVQLYMGSDRSFMDFYMIRGIPRFILIAPDGRIINSDMSRPSDPETAKTLRAYLKEK, encoded by the coding sequence ATGGGAAAATTTGGAGGCATAATATTGATCTTGATATTATTGATGTGGTGTTGTAATACCCGGAAAACGGTTGTGGAGTTTAATCTTATCGGGTCTTCAGGGATACAGCCGGAGCTGATGGTTAACGGGGAGGAACGGGAAATTGAAGTGGATGACTCCGGCTATGCCAAATTGATGCTGACAGGGGGCGAACGCGGATACGCAACGTTAAAATATGGAAAGGATCGTCTTCCTTTGTTTATTGAAGACGGAACGACATTGCAAATATATATTTACGGGGACCATGCTAAAGGGAATATCCGTTTTGAAGGAGACGGCTCTCCCAAGAATAATTATTTGAATAGTCAGGTCATGAAGAATCTGTCTGTCGATTATGAACTGAATGCCCCGGAGTTTTTAGGCCAGTTGAAGGACTTGATTCAAGAGCAGTTTCATTATCTGGATACCATGGGTTTCGATGCCGCTTTTACTGAGATGGAACGGAACCGGATCAAGTTTTCCACTTATAAAGCGTTGGAAAATTACCCTTTGTATCATGCTTGGAGTACGGGAAACACGGATTATCAGCCGGATACCGCTTATCTTTCCTGTATCAAAAAATTGATCAAGGAAGATGAGAAGTTGTTGGTTCTGAAGGAGTACCAGGAAGGAATGGCCTCCTTGGTTTCGTTGATCAGTACGTACCACATGAAGGAGCTGGATGCCTACAAGCAAGTGATGGCACAGTTTGATTACGTGATTCACCATTTGACGAACGAGACGCTGGTGGAGTTCCTGATCGATCATTACGCTTATGCTTATTTGCTTGGTGTGGGAATTGACGAGCATATTGATGATGTCTTGCGGGTGTATGATTTTTACGTGAAGGACCCGGCATTGCGGAAACGGTTTCAAGAGATTTATGATCGTTGTGCGAAAATTGTCCCCAGTAGTCCTGCTTTTGATTTTATGTTTACGGATATTGCCGGGCAAGCCGTCGAATTGGAAGATTTCAGGGGAAAATATTTGTTCATCAACGTGTGGACTACTTGGGGTGTTCCTTGTCGCTATGAAAATCTGGCTTGGGAGAAACTGGAGAAAGAGTTTGAAGATGAAAATATCGTGTTCGTGGCTGTTTCTTGTGATAATGACCGTGCTGTCTGGGAAAAGCGGGTGCGAGAGAATCCCAAGGGAGAAGTACAATTATACATGGGGAGTGACCGTTCTTTCATGGATTTTTACATGATTCGCGGAATCCCTCGTTTTATTTTGATCGCTCCGGATGGACGTATTATCAACTCGGATATGTCACGACCTTCTGATCCCGAAACAGCGAAAACGTTGCGGGCTTATCTGAAAGAAAAATAG